The following are encoded in a window of Candidatus Moraniibacteriota bacterium genomic DNA:
- a CDS encoding patatin-like phospholipase family protein, with protein MPEKSSSSSPIIGLALGSGGTRGLAHIGVLKILEENNIPIHCIAGSSIGSMIGGYYASGLSVSEIESLASGTNWRKLLSVLFDPNLRHGLLNGGKVESFLNDTLKEKTIEKCRIPFTAVATDLKTGECVLLNKGAMASAIKASMSIPLVFKPTEKEGKILADGGLSSPVPARIVRGMGADIVIAVNLDKHYLNIQWKPGWYDIANDSLRILRHHLALLNSESADITIEINLEKNRWYTFVNGQDKILFGEKATKNILPQLKKLIKEKTISKDKHEIF; from the coding sequence ATGCCAGAAAAATCATCCTCCTCATCCCCTATTATCGGCCTCGCATTAGGAAGTGGAGGAACGAGAGGTTTAGCCCATATTGGAGTTCTTAAGATTTTAGAAGAAAATAATATTCCTATTCATTGCATAGCAGGGTCTAGTATTGGCTCTATGATAGGAGGATATTATGCATCAGGATTGTCTGTGTCTGAAATAGAATCTCTTGCTTCTGGAACAAATTGGAGAAAGCTCCTTTCTGTACTTTTCGATCCCAATCTTCGGCATGGACTTCTTAATGGAGGGAAAGTTGAAAGTTTTCTCAACGATACCCTCAAAGAAAAAACTATAGAAAAATGCCGAATTCCTTTTACTGCCGTAGCTACTGATTTAAAAACTGGAGAATGTGTTCTTCTTAATAAGGGTGCTATGGCATCGGCTATTAAAGCAAGTATGTCCATTCCTCTTGTATTCAAACCAACAGAAAAAGAAGGGAAAATTCTTGCTGATGGAGGATTATCTTCTCCTGTACCAGCGAGAATCGTACGGGGTATGGGAGCTGATATTGTTATTGCTGTCAATTTAGACAAGCATTACTTAAATATACAATGGAAACCTGGTTGGTACGATATAGCTAATGATTCCCTTCGTATTCTTCGGCATCATTTAGCGCTTCTTAATTCAGAAAGTGCTGATATCACCATAGAAATTAATCTTGAAAAAAATCGATGGTATACATTTGTTAATGGTCAGGATAAAATTCTTTTCGGGGAAAAAGCAACAAAAAACATACTTCCCCAACTCAAAAAGTTAATAAAAGAAAAAACCATTTCAAAAGATAAACACGAGATTTTTTAA